One genomic window of Roseateles sp. DAIF2 includes the following:
- a CDS encoding cold shock and DUF1294 domain-containing protein: MRQSGQLIQWDDAKGYGFIQPEGGGPRLFVHVKAFGLRPRRPFVGERLSFVAGADAQGKARALKVQSLEPRPARAPAPAAAAPRPESLRGASLWLIPGFALLVLMVHLAFGLPHWLWGCYLAMSLATFIVYAGDKRAARLQQWRVSEATLHGLALACGWPGALLAQQLLRHKSSKPAFRHLFWLSVIVNLLGFVLIFTPLGTRLLSSYVSF; encoded by the coding sequence ATGCGACAGTCGGGCCAGTTGATCCAGTGGGACGATGCCAAGGGCTATGGCTTCATCCAGCCCGAGGGCGGCGGTCCGCGCCTGTTTGTGCATGTAAAAGCCTTCGGCCTGCGGCCGCGCCGGCCCTTCGTCGGCGAGCGTCTGAGCTTCGTGGCCGGCGCCGATGCGCAGGGCAAGGCTCGCGCGCTGAAGGTGCAGAGCCTGGAGCCGCGCCCGGCCCGCGCGCCGGCGCCGGCCGCCGCGGCACCGCGGCCCGAGTCGCTGCGTGGGGCCAGCCTGTGGCTGATCCCGGGCTTTGCGCTGCTGGTGCTGATGGTGCATCTGGCCTTCGGTCTGCCGCATTGGCTGTGGGGCTGCTATCTGGCGATGAGCCTGGCCACCTTCATCGTCTATGCCGGCGACAAGCGCGCGGCGCGCCTGCAGCAATGGCGCGTCTCGGAGGCCACCCTGCATGGCCTGGCGTTGGCCTGCGGCTGGCCGGGCGCGCTGCTGGCGCAGCAGCTGCTGCGCCACAAGAGCAGCAAGCCCGCGTTCCGGCACCTGTTCTGGCTCAGCGTGATCGTCAATCTGCTGGGCTTCGTGCTGATCTTCACGCCGCTGGGCACGCGGCTGCTGTCGTCCTATGTCTCGTTCTGA
- the cyoD gene encoding cytochrome o ubiquinol oxidase subunit IV, protein MGAQNHGHDDHGHHDDPLAEYHVSYKGYIVGFLLAAILTIIPFWLVMAKVLPADMTKLIILVFAAVQIVVHMVYFLHMNGKVESGWSMLSLIFTVVFVAIILAGTVWVMYHMNINMMPVHDMNSMR, encoded by the coding sequence ATGGGCGCTCAGAACCACGGTCACGACGACCACGGCCACCACGACGATCCGCTGGCCGAGTACCACGTCTCCTACAAGGGCTACATCGTCGGCTTCCTGCTGGCGGCCATCCTGACCATCATCCCCTTCTGGCTGGTGATGGCCAAGGTGCTGCCGGCGGACATGACCAAGCTGATCATCCTGGTGTTCGCGGCGGTGCAGATCGTCGTGCACATGGTCTATTTCCTGCACATGAACGGCAAGGTGGAGAGCGGCTGGTCGATGCTGTCGCTGATCTTCACCGTGGTGTTCGTGGCCATCATCCTGGCCGGCACGGTCTGGGTCATGTACCACATGAACATCAACATGATGCCCGTGCACGACATGAACAGCATGCGCTGA
- a CDS encoding DEAD/DEAH box helicase produces MSFENLGLHEALLRAVKDSGYENATEVQGQAIPPALQGQDLMVSSRTGSGKTASFILPALNKVLAARGDNGNGFQKREKGKNYGPKVLVLAPTRELAMQVSKAAQTYGRHVQGLKVATVLGGMPYALQIRQLSGPLDILIATPGRLLDHLSSGKCVLENVEMLVLDEADRMLDMGFIDDIKVVAEATPATRQTVMYSATFAGHVGRLAHDLLNDPLRIDVASHTDTHENITQRLHWADNHNHKDQLLEAILAERDLDQAVVFTSTQRDADWLAERLQEIGHAVAPLHGGMPQGRRNRTLMALRRRELRVLVATDVAARGIDVPTITHVINYGLPMKAEDYVHRIGRTGRAGREGLAVTLAVRDDVSMIRRIQQFTTQQIPVAQIAGLEPKTQEPRIFPPRPEGERGRFDDRRPGFAPKGDKRFGSKPFQREGGQGGGKPFHGGGKSFGRSFGQQDRQQPQGGGFEERRSFEQRPQQQRGFEQRGFDGGAREQRGFAPRGEGKPSFHGDRKPFAGKPSFGGGGDRPAFGDRKPFGGGGQGKSFHQGDRPAFDGERRGNGGKRPQGNGPAPRRGGFGR; encoded by the coding sequence ATGAGTTTCGAAAATCTGGGCCTGCATGAAGCCCTGCTGCGCGCCGTCAAGGATTCCGGTTACGAGAACGCCACCGAAGTGCAAGGCCAGGCGATCCCGCCGGCGCTGCAGGGCCAGGACCTGATGGTCAGCTCGCGCACCGGCTCGGGCAAGACCGCCTCCTTCATCCTGCCGGCCCTGAACAAGGTGCTGGCCGCCCGCGGCGACAACGGCAACGGTTTCCAGAAGCGCGAGAAGGGCAAGAACTACGGCCCCAAGGTGCTGGTGCTGGCCCCGACGCGTGAACTGGCGATGCAGGTCTCCAAGGCCGCGCAGACCTACGGCCGCCATGTGCAGGGCCTGAAGGTCGCCACCGTGCTGGGCGGCATGCCCTATGCGCTGCAGATCCGCCAGCTGAGCGGCCCGCTGGACATCCTGATCGCCACCCCCGGCCGTCTGCTGGACCACCTGTCCTCGGGCAAGTGCGTGCTGGAGAATGTCGAGATGCTGGTGCTGGACGAGGCCGACCGCATGCTGGACATGGGCTTCATCGACGACATCAAGGTGGTGGCCGAGGCCACGCCGGCCACGCGCCAGACCGTGATGTACAGCGCCACCTTTGCCGGCCATGTCGGCCGCCTGGCGCATGACCTGCTGAACGACCCGCTGCGCATCGACGTCGCCTCGCACACCGACACCCACGAGAACATCACCCAGCGCCTGCACTGGGCCGACAACCACAACCACAAGGACCAGCTGCTGGAGGCCATCCTGGCCGAGCGCGATCTGGACCAGGCCGTGGTCTTCACTTCGACCCAGCGCGACGCCGACTGGCTGGCCGAGCGCCTGCAGGAGATCGGCCACGCCGTCGCACCGCTGCACGGCGGCATGCCGCAGGGCCGCCGCAACCGCACGCTGATGGCGCTGCGCCGCCGCGAGCTGCGCGTGCTGGTGGCCACCGATGTCGCCGCGCGCGGCATCGACGTGCCGACCATCACCCACGTGATCAACTACGGCCTGCCGATGAAGGCCGAGGACTATGTGCACCGCATCGGCCGCACCGGCCGTGCCGGCCGCGAAGGCCTGGCCGTGACCCTGGCCGTGCGTGACGACGTCTCGATGATCCGCCGCATCCAGCAGTTCACGACGCAGCAGATCCCGGTGGCGCAGATCGCCGGCCTGGAGCCGAAGACGCAGGAACCGCGCATCTTCCCGCCGCGTCCGGAAGGCGAGCGTGGCCGTTTCGACGACCGTCGCCCGGGCTTCGCCCCCAAGGGTGACAAGCGCTTCGGCAGCAAGCCCTTCCAGCGCGAAGGCGGCCAGGGCGGCGGCAAGCCCTTCCACGGCGGTGGCAAGTCCTTCGGCCGTTCCTTCGGCCAGCAGGATCGCCAGCAGCCGCAGGGTGGTGGCTTCGAGGAGCGCCGCTCCTTCGAGCAGCGCCCGCAGCAGCAACGCGGTTTCGAGCAGCGCGGTTTCGACGGCGGTGCGCGCGAGCAGCGTGGCTTCGCCCCGCGCGGCGAGGGCAAGCCTTCGTTCCACGGTGATCGCAAGCCCTTCGCGGGCAAGCCCTCGTTCGGCGGCGGCGGTGATCGCCCGGCCTTCGGCGACCGCAAGCCCTTCGGTGGCGGCGGCCAGGGCAAGAGCTTCCACCAGGGCGATCGTCCGGCCTTCGACGGCGAGCGTCGCGGCAATGGCGGCAAGCGCCCGCAGGGCAACGGCCCGGCGCCGCGCCGTGGTGGTTTCGGCCGCTGA
- the cyoA gene encoding ubiquinol oxidase subunit II, whose product MTSNSSPFKSILLRLGLLLAGLLPLAGCNMVVMKPSGDIAVQQADLIITSTLLMLVIIVPVIALTILFAWRYRQANKSAAYEPDWDHSTRLELVIWGAPLLIIIALGAITWISTHKLDPYRPLDRIDAERPVPADVQPLIVEVVALDWKWLFLYPQQGIATVNELAAPVDRPIQFKLTSSTVMNAFYVPALAGMIYAMPGMETKLHAVINKVGVYDGFSSNFSGDGFSHMRFKFHGMSESDFASWVERSKAEGSQLTRADYLALEKPSGKEPVRRYASVANGLYDAIVNRCVDGSKMCMAQMMAIDAAGGGGKGAIDGLASKPWGDEGQRTYVSALCTPENAGDFAPRNQAQQSPSQLR is encoded by the coding sequence ATGACGTCCAATTCCTCTCCTTTCAAGAGCATTCTGCTCCGCCTCGGCCTGCTACTGGCGGGTCTTCTGCCGTTGGCGGGCTGCAATATGGTGGTGATGAAGCCCTCCGGCGATATCGCCGTGCAGCAGGCCGATCTGATCATCACCTCCACCCTGTTGATGCTGGTCATCATCGTACCGGTGATCGCCTTGACCATCCTGTTCGCCTGGCGCTACCGCCAGGCCAACAAGTCGGCCGCCTACGAGCCCGACTGGGACCATTCCACCCGGCTGGAACTGGTGATCTGGGGCGCACCGCTGCTGATCATCATCGCGCTGGGCGCGATCACCTGGATCAGCACCCACAAGCTGGACCCCTACCGCCCGCTGGACCGCATCGACGCCGAGCGTCCGGTCCCGGCCGATGTGCAGCCCCTGATCGTCGAGGTCGTGGCGCTGGACTGGAAATGGCTGTTCCTCTACCCGCAGCAGGGCATCGCCACGGTCAACGAGCTGGCCGCGCCGGTGGACCGCCCGATCCAGTTCAAGCTGACCTCGTCCACCGTGATGAACGCCTTCTACGTGCCGGCCCTGGCCGGCATGATCTACGCGATGCCCGGCATGGAAACCAAGCTGCACGCGGTGATCAACAAGGTTGGCGTCTACGACGGCTTCTCGTCGAACTTCAGCGGTGACGGCTTCTCGCACATGCGCTTCAAGTTCCACGGCATGTCCGAATCGGACTTCGCCAGCTGGGTCGAGCGCAGCAAGGCCGAGGGCAGCCAGCTGACCCGCGCCGACTACCTGGCGCTGGAAAAGCCCAGCGGCAAGGAGCCGGTGCGCCGCTACGCCAGCGTGGCCAACGGCCTGTACGACGCGATCGTGAATCGCTGCGTTGACGGCAGCAAGATGTGCATGGCCCAGATGATGGCCATCGACGCCGCCGGCGGCGGCGGCAAGGGCGCGATCGACGGCCTGGCCAGCAAGCCCTGGGGCGATGAAGGGCAGCGCACCTATGTGTCGGCCCTGTGCACGCCCGAGAACGCCGGCGACTTCGCACCGCGCAACCAGGCCCAACAATCGCCGTCGCAGCTGCGCTGA
- a CDS encoding SURF1 family protein, whose translation MSRDPSALRPRRGKAFWVLLLGAALSFVAFLALGSWQVQRLGWKQDLIARVEARLAAAPVPPPARADWPAVDKAGFEYRKLRLAGRFEHGRETLVGASTELGSGFWVLTPLRLADGGWLLVNRGFVPPSLRDPASRREGQIEGEIELTGLLRLSEPLGSLLQKNEPAAGRWYSRDVAAIAAARGLEGPVAPFFVDAAGDPQAEVWPRPGLTVLRFSNNHRVYALTWFALAAMAAGAAVYLLREQRRRPQDPPSHRELDP comes from the coding sequence ATGTCCCGCGATCCTTCCGCGCTGCGGCCGCGCCGCGGCAAGGCCTTCTGGGTCTTGCTGCTGGGCGCGGCCCTTTCGTTTGTGGCCTTCCTCGCGCTGGGCAGCTGGCAGGTCCAGCGCCTGGGCTGGAAGCAGGACCTGATCGCCCGCGTCGAGGCCCGCCTGGCCGCCGCGCCGGTGCCGCCACCGGCACGCGCCGACTGGCCCGCGGTCGACAAGGCCGGCTTCGAGTACCGCAAGCTGCGGCTCGCCGGCCGCTTCGAGCATGGGCGCGAGACCCTGGTCGGCGCCAGCACCGAGCTGGGCAGCGGCTTCTGGGTGCTGACCCCGCTGCGCCTGGCCGACGGCGGCTGGCTGCTGGTGAACCGCGGCTTCGTGCCGCCGAGCCTGCGCGATCCGGCGAGCCGGCGCGAGGGCCAGATCGAGGGCGAGATCGAGCTGACCGGCCTGCTGCGCCTGAGCGAGCCGCTGGGCAGCCTGCTGCAGAAGAACGAGCCGGCCGCCGGCCGCTGGTACTCGCGCGATGTCGCCGCGATCGCCGCGGCGCGCGGCCTCGAGGGCCCGGTCGCGCCCTTCTTCGTCGATGCCGCCGGCGACCCGCAGGCCGAGGTCTGGCCGCGCCCCGGCCTGACCGTGCTGCGCTTCAGCAACAATCACCGGGTCTACGCCCTCACCTGGTTTGCGCTGGCCGCGATGGCGGCCGGTGCCGCGGTCTACCTGCTGCGCGAGCAGCGGCGCCGGCCGCAGGACCCGCCATCGCATCGTGAACTCGACCCTTGA
- the cyoB gene encoding cytochrome o ubiquinol oxidase subunit I — MQDLNKLVFGRLGWDAIPHDPIIWATFAMVAIGGTVMLALMTRYRAWGPLWRDWLTSIDHKKIGIMYIILGLVMLLRGFADAIMMRAQQAMAFGDQAGFLPPHHYDQIFTAHGVIMIFFVAMPLVTGFMNYVVPLQIGARDVAFPFLNNFSFWMTAGGAILLMISLFVGEFARTGWLAFPPLSGILASPGVGVDYYIWALQVAGVGTTLSGINLIVTIIKMRAPGMTLMKMPVFTWTSLCTNVLIVVSFPVLTATLVLLSLDRYLGTNFFTTDLGGNAMLYVNLIWIWGHPEVYILILPCFGIFSEVVSTFCRKRLFGYASMVYATVVITILSYLVWLHHFFTMGSGASVNSFFGITTMIISIPTGAKIFNWLFTMYRGRISFELPMMWTIAFMITFVIGGMTGVLLAVPPADFVLHNSLFLIAHFHNVIIGGVLFGLFAGIYFWFPKAFGYKLDPFWGKVSFWFWVIGFYFAFMPLYVLGLMGVTRRMSHFTDPSLQIWFQIAAFGAVLIAVGIAAMLIQFAVSYLRREQLRDVTGDPWDGRTLEWSTASPPPAYNFAFTPVVHDLDAWADMKKRGAVRPTRGFVDIHMPKNTAAGVVIAALATLLGFAMVWQMWLVAGVSFAAIVIYAIVHTFNYHRDYYIKADEVTRTEDARTAQLAAQA; from the coding sequence ATGCAAGATCTGAACAAGCTCGTGTTCGGCCGCCTCGGCTGGGATGCGATTCCCCATGACCCGATCATCTGGGCCACCTTCGCGATGGTCGCGATCGGCGGCACCGTGATGCTGGCCCTGATGACGCGCTACCGCGCCTGGGGCCCGCTGTGGCGCGACTGGCTGACCAGCATCGACCACAAGAAGATCGGCATCATGTACATCATCCTGGGCCTGGTGATGCTGCTGCGCGGCTTCGCCGACGCCATCATGATGCGTGCACAGCAGGCCATGGCCTTCGGCGACCAGGCCGGCTTCCTGCCGCCGCACCACTACGACCAGATCTTCACCGCCCACGGCGTGATCATGATCTTCTTCGTGGCGATGCCGCTGGTCACGGGCTTCATGAACTATGTCGTGCCGCTGCAGATCGGTGCTCGCGACGTGGCCTTCCCCTTCCTGAACAACTTCAGCTTCTGGATGACCGCCGGCGGCGCCATCCTGCTGATGATCTCGCTGTTCGTCGGCGAGTTCGCGCGCACCGGCTGGCTGGCCTTCCCGCCGCTGTCGGGCATCCTGGCGAGTCCGGGCGTGGGGGTGGACTACTACATCTGGGCGCTGCAGGTCGCGGGGGTAGGCACGACCTTGTCGGGTATCAACCTGATCGTGACCATCATCAAGATGCGCGCGCCCGGCATGACCCTGATGAAGATGCCCGTCTTCACCTGGACCTCGCTGTGCACCAACGTGCTGATAGTGGTGAGCTTCCCGGTGCTGACCGCCACCCTGGTGCTGCTGTCGCTGGACCGCTACCTGGGCACGAACTTCTTCACGACGGACCTGGGCGGCAACGCCATGCTGTACGTGAACCTGATCTGGATCTGGGGCCACCCCGAGGTCTACATCCTGATCCTGCCCTGCTTCGGCATCTTCTCCGAGGTGGTGTCGACCTTCTGCCGCAAGCGCCTGTTCGGCTATGCCTCGATGGTCTATGCGACGGTCGTGATCACGATCCTGTCGTATCTCGTCTGGCTGCACCACTTCTTCACGATGGGCTCCGGGGCCAGCGTCAACAGCTTCTTCGGCATCACGACGATGATCATCTCGATCCCGACCGGGGCGAAGATCTTCAACTGGCTGTTCACGATGTACCGCGGCCGCATCAGCTTCGAGCTGCCGATGATGTGGACCATCGCCTTCATGATCACCTTCGTGATCGGCGGCATGACGGGCGTGCTGCTGGCGGTGCCGCCGGCCGACTTCGTGCTGCACAACTCGCTGTTCCTGATCGCGCATTTCCACAACGTGATCATCGGCGGCGTGCTGTTCGGCCTGTTCGCGGGCATCTACTTCTGGTTCCCGAAGGCCTTCGGCTACAAGCTGGATCCGTTCTGGGGCAAGGTTTCGTTCTGGTTCTGGGTGATCGGCTTCTACTTCGCCTTCATGCCGCTGTACGTGCTAGGCCTGATGGGCGTGACCCGCCGCATGAGCCACTTCACCGATCCCTCGCTGCAGATCTGGTTCCAGATCGCCGCCTTCGGTGCCGTGCTGATCGCCGTCGGTATCGCCGCGATGCTGATCCAGTTCGCCGTCAGCTACCTGCGCCGCGAGCAGCTGCGTGACGTCACGGGCGACCCCTGGGACGGCCGCACGCTGGAATGGTCGACCGCTTCGCCCCCGCCCGCCTACAACTTCGCGTTCACCCCGGTGGTCCACGACCTGGACGCCTGGGCCGACATGAAGAAGCGCGGCGCCGTGCGCCCGACCCGCGGTTTCGTGGACATCCACATGCCCAAGAACACCGCCGCCGGCGTGGTGATCGCCGCCCTGGCGACCCTGCTGGGCTTCGCGATGGTCTGGCAGATGTGGCTGGTGGCCGGCGTGAGCTTCGCGGCGATCGTCATCTACGCGATCGTGCACACCTTCAACTACCACCGCGACTACTACATCAAGGCCGATGAGGTGACGCGCACCGAGGATGCCCGCACCGCGCAGCTGGCGGCCCAGGCTTGA
- a CDS encoding ATP-binding protein has protein sequence MNSTLESPGTLGLIGLASEHRAGRNNLLQLIQLRWVAVAGQLATIAMVQFALGIELPLAEMLALLAALTLFNLLCWLRYHAPWGVGDAELFAGLLVDIAVLSGQLFYSGGVTNPFILIYLLLVAVGAMLLRRPYIWIMVGFTALAFLALTQWYRPLALLGPALSTHYIGGLLLCFALNAALLVIFIHRIGRNLRQRDARLADLRQRAAEEEHIVRMGLLASGAAHELGTPLATLAVILGDWSRMAPFAGDPELREEIEEMQFQLARCKSIVSGILLAAGDARGEAPVVTGLHAFLDELVGQWQDSRPVQALDYRREGLPDPRIIADSALRQMIGNILDNALEAAPQGRITLSASCEGGPTTQDSTAEDEDGAGDVSEAQLVLRVQDQGPGFLPGMLERFGKPYQSSKGRPGGGLGLFLSVNVARMLGGRVLARNPAQGGAEVEVRLPLATLMPREPRDNAALHDE, from the coding sequence GTGAACTCGACCCTTGAATCGCCCGGCACGCTGGGCCTGATCGGCCTGGCCTCGGAACACCGCGCCGGCCGCAACAACCTGCTGCAGCTGATCCAGCTGCGCTGGGTGGCGGTGGCCGGCCAGCTGGCCACCATCGCGATGGTGCAGTTCGCGCTGGGCATCGAGCTGCCGCTGGCCGAGATGCTGGCGCTGCTGGCCGCGCTGACCCTGTTCAATCTGCTGTGCTGGCTGCGCTATCACGCGCCCTGGGGCGTCGGCGACGCCGAGCTGTTCGCCGGCCTGCTGGTCGACATCGCGGTGCTCAGCGGCCAGCTCTTCTACAGCGGCGGCGTCACCAACCCCTTCATCCTGATCTATCTGCTGCTGGTCGCGGTCGGCGCGATGCTGCTGCGCCGGCCCTATATCTGGATCATGGTGGGCTTCACCGCCCTCGCCTTCCTGGCGCTGACGCAGTGGTACCGGCCGCTGGCGCTGCTGGGCCCGGCCCTGTCCACCCATTACATCGGCGGCCTGCTGCTGTGCTTCGCGCTGAACGCGGCGCTGCTGGTGATCTTCATCCACCGCATCGGCCGCAATCTGCGCCAGCGCGACGCGCGCCTGGCCGACCTGCGCCAGCGCGCCGCGGAGGAAGAGCATATCGTGCGCATGGGCCTGCTGGCCTCCGGCGCCGCGCATGAACTGGGCACGCCGCTGGCGACGCTGGCGGTGATCCTGGGCGACTGGTCGCGCATGGCGCCCTTTGCCGGCGACCCGGAGCTGCGCGAGGAGATCGAGGAGATGCAGTTCCAGCTGGCGCGCTGCAAGAGCATCGTCAGCGGCATCCTGCTGGCCGCCGGCGACGCGCGCGGCGAGGCGCCGGTGGTGACCGGCCTGCATGCCTTCCTGGACGAGCTGGTCGGGCAATGGCAGGACAGCCGGCCGGTGCAGGCGCTGGACTACCGGCGCGAGGGCCTACCCGACCCGCGCATCATTGCCGACTCGGCACTGCGCCAGATGATCGGCAACATCCTGGACAACGCGCTGGAGGCCGCGCCCCAGGGCCGCATCACCCTGAGCGCCAGCTGCGAGGGCGGCCCCACGACACAAGATTCCACGGCCGAGGACGAAGACGGCGCAGGCGATGTGAGCGAGGCCCAGTTGGTGCTGCGCGTGCAGGACCAGGGGCCGGGCTTCCTGCCCGGGATGCTGGAGCGCTTCGGCAAGCCCTACCAGTCGAGCAAGGGCCGGCCGGGTGGCGGCCTGGGCCTGTTCCTGTCGGTCAATGTGGCGCGCATGCTGGGCGGCCGCGTGCTGGCGCGCAATCCGGCCCAGGGCGGTGCGGAGGTCGAAGTGCGCCTGCCGCTGGCCACCTTGATGCCGCGCGAGCCGCGCGACAATGCGGCCCTGCACGATGAGTAA
- the cyoC gene encoding cytochrome o ubiquinol oxidase subunit III → MQATHTLNGAGAAPVFYDDGSHHPQQGTLLGFWIYLMSDLLIFAALFATFAVLGRSYAAGPSGADLFDLKLVAINTALLLFSSITYGFAMIGAQQGSKKLVLGWLAITGLLGLAFVGVELYEFAHLIHEGANWQRSAFLSSFFALVSTHGLHVSFGIIWLVVLMVQVGKLGLTVENKRRLMCLSMFWHFLDLVWIGVFTFVYLMGVL, encoded by the coding sequence ATGCAAGCAACGCACACCCTGAACGGCGCCGGCGCAGCGCCGGTCTTCTACGACGACGGCAGCCACCATCCGCAGCAGGGCACCCTGCTCGGCTTCTGGATCTACCTGATGAGCGACTTGCTCATCTTCGCGGCCCTGTTCGCCACCTTCGCGGTGCTGGGCAGGAGCTATGCGGCCGGCCCCTCGGGCGCCGACCTGTTCGACCTGAAGCTGGTCGCGATCAACACCGCGCTGCTGCTGTTCTCGTCGATCACCTACGGCTTTGCGATGATCGGCGCCCAGCAGGGCAGCAAGAAGCTGGTGCTCGGCTGGCTGGCGATCACCGGCCTGCTGGGCCTGGCCTTCGTCGGCGTCGAGCTGTATGAGTTCGCCCACCTGATCCACGAGGGTGCGAACTGGCAGCGCAGCGCCTTCCTGTCGTCCTTCTTCGCCCTGGTCTCCACCCACGGTCTGCACGTCAGCTTCGGCATCATCTGGCTGGTGGTGCTGATGGTGCAGGTCGGCAAGCTGGGCCTGACGGTCGAGAACAAGCGTCGCCTGATGTGCCTGTCGATGTTCTGGCACTTCCTGGACCTGGTCTGGATCGGCGTGTTTACCTTTGTTTATCTGATGGGGGTGCTGTGA
- a CDS encoding GNAT family N-acetyltransferase: MSRSEFEDAVSLRPLRLADVPALLTVQAQCYEPGFLEGAAAFEAKLCATEALRTSWMAWRGEEPLAYLVTLPACADSLPALDAPAWAPSAAPRFLYLHDLAVAPAGRALGLGRRLLDEVEARAAALGLRQLGLVAVQGARPYWERQGFALPHQAQLPAPIRRKLASFGAAACWMERGLATAT, from the coding sequence ATGTCTCGTTCTGAATTCGAGGATGCGGTGAGCCTGCGGCCGCTGCGCCTGGCCGATGTGCCGGCACTGCTGACGGTGCAGGCGCAATGCTATGAGCCCGGTTTCCTGGAGGGTGCGGCTGCCTTCGAGGCCAAGCTGTGCGCGACCGAGGCGCTGCGGACCAGCTGGATGGCCTGGCGCGGCGAGGAGCCGCTGGCCTATCTGGTGACCCTGCCGGCCTGCGCCGACAGCCTGCCGGCGCTGGATGCGCCGGCCTGGGCGCCGAGCGCCGCGCCGCGCTTTCTCTATCTGCACGACCTGGCGGTGGCGCCGGCCGGACGCGCGCTGGGCCTGGGGCGGCGCCTGCTCGATGAGGTCGAGGCGCGCGCCGCGGCGCTGGGCCTGCGGCAGCTGGGCCTGGTGGCGGTGCAGGGCGCGCGGCCCTATTGGGAGCGCCAGGGCTTTGCGCTGCCGCATCAGGCGCAGCTGCCGGCGCCGATCCGGCGCAAGCTGGCCAGCTTCGGCGCGGCGGCCTGCTGGATGGAGCGCGGGCTCGCGACCGCTACTTGA
- a CDS encoding DUF2087 domain-containing protein, giving the protein MPRETIACPVPDLSAFAKTLRRQLAEATPAEHLPSHLSLMNMLARAAGHRNLQALKATPPAADPSPPSDNPGRLPERQRLAPQRGPRHPALGDTADRALRQFDTRGRLMRWPTKYSVQRQALWGLWLHFDAKRPYTEREVNQILQAWHGFGDHCTLRRELINMKLLARTPDGAVYRKCPARPDGEVSALLRALRERHQAPPEP; this is encoded by the coding sequence ATGCCCCGTGAAACGATCGCTTGCCCGGTGCCGGACCTCTCGGCCTTTGCCAAGACCCTGCGCCGCCAGCTGGCCGAGGCCACCCCGGCCGAACATCTGCCCAGCCACCTGAGCCTGATGAACATGCTGGCGCGCGCCGCCGGCCATCGCAATCTGCAGGCCCTGAAGGCCACCCCGCCCGCGGCCGACCCGAGCCCGCCGAGCGACAACCCCGGCCGCCTGCCAGAACGCCAGCGTCTGGCCCCGCAGCGCGGCCCGCGCCACCCGGCGCTGGGCGACACCGCCGACCGTGCGCTGCGCCAGTTCGACACTCGCGGCCGGCTGATGCGCTGGCCCACCAAGTACAGCGTGCAACGCCAGGCGCTGTGGGGGCTGTGGCTGCATTTCGATGCCAAGCGGCCCTACACCGAGCGCGAGGTCAACCAGATCCTGCAGGCCTGGCATGGCTTCGGCGACCACTGCACCCTGCGCCGCGAGCTGATCAACATGAAGCTGCTGGCGCGCACGCCGGACGGCGCCGTCTACCGCAAATGCCCGGCGCGCCCGGACGGCGAGGTCTCGGCCCTGCTGCGCGCGCTGCGTGAACGCCACCAGGCCCCGCCCGAGCCCTGA
- a CDS encoding response regulator transcription factor, protein MSNPSPTPSAPAPRQLLIVEDDDAFARTLTRSFERRGYQVLRAASLDEVQALLRDAPAPGPAAYAVVDLKLAGGASGLACVQALHAHHPQMLIVVLTGYASIATAVEAIKLGARHYLAKPANTDDIEAAFARGQGDAEVEVTERVTTSIKTLEWEHIHETLAATDFNISETARRLGMHRRTLARKLEKQRIK, encoded by the coding sequence ATGAGTAACCCCTCCCCCACCCCTTCCGCCCCCGCGCCGCGCCAGCTGCTGATCGTCGAGGACGACGACGCCTTTGCCCGCACCCTGACCCGCTCCTTCGAGCGCCGCGGCTACCAGGTGCTGCGCGCCGCCAGCCTGGACGAGGTGCAGGCCCTGCTGCGCGATGCGCCCGCGCCGGGCCCCGCCGCCTATGCGGTGGTCGACCTGAAGCTGGCCGGCGGCGCCTCCGGCCTGGCCTGCGTGCAGGCCCTGCATGCGCATCACCCGCAGATGCTGATCGTCGTGCTGACCGGCTATGCCAGCATCGCCACCGCGGTCGAGGCGATCAAGCTGGGCGCCCGCCACTACCTGGCCAAGCCGGCCAATACCGACGACATCGAGGCCGCCTTCGCGCGCGGCCAGGGCGATGCCGAGGTCGAGGTGACCGAGCGCGTCACCACCTCGATCAAGACCCTGGAGTGGGAACATATCCACGAAACCCTGGCGGCCACCGACTTCAATATCTCCGAGACCGCGCGCCGCCTGGGCATGCACCGCCGCACCCTGGCGCGCAAGCTCGAAAAGCAGCGCATCAAGTAG